In Cryptomeria japonica chromosome 10, Sugi_1.0, whole genome shotgun sequence, a genomic segment contains:
- the LOC131072611 gene encoding uncharacterized protein LOC131072611 — MSVKDGRQKSTAARPSSKAVKPNSPVGLKRQPWTASNERKASPSTDGKKASLQSIQSVLARNSVASSKSSLRSSTSSCHDACKFGGHGASADCNAGAKFGSKPPARIASKVGAAKLSKPAISKIAVVQSPVRSRISDSVLKKSVAKTPRESLSSVNGRDQSSVNRPVQNAVHSRAQTSVSSRASNSVSTRAPNSVNSRVQNSVNSRAHHSVNSRESFKPSRAVTSTPEGKFKVSRSLFRSPPVPKKILGSKVSDNNKDSMKWQSPVARSLLAAFESPSGDLLLSQAFEEYNCHILDDQAEEEFFRQYYSPTEPENAAHCVVNNRVHSSGGSEISFEAFSGDPFSEISSPGSLDAYADDMYRVNNSNNSAANMKMRFRRESGGIRDSEYPTPETQNVVLRRQNTQGRKASEDYLIDHVIEEAVNKLSHREESKVKVLVGAFETVISLRDSHDAAAADHTRPLQTCN; from the coding sequence ATGTCTGTCAAAGATGGAAGACAGAAATCAACTGCCGCCAGGCCTTCTTCAAAAGCCGTCAAACCGAATTCTCCCGTCGGCTTGAAAAGGCAGCCATGGACGGCCTCAAACGAGCGCAAGGCTTCTCCGTCTACAGACGGTAAAAAGGCTTCCTTGCAATCTATTCAATCTGTTTTAGCCAGAAATTCTGTCGCGTCGTCAAAATCTTCGCTCCGATCGTCCACTAGTTCGTGCCACGACGCATGCAAATTTGGCGGTCATGGAGCTTCAGCAGACTGCAATGCCGGCGCTAAATTTGGAAGCAAACCTCCCGCCAGGATCGCCTCTAAAGTTGGCGCCGCCAAGCTCTCCAAGCCTGCAATATCTAAAATTGCCGTCGTGCAATCTCCCGTCAGATCACGGATTTCTGATTCTGTTCTCAAGAAATCCGTCGCGAAGACGCCCCGGGAGAGTCTGAGTTCTGTCAATGGCCGGGATCAAAGTTCTGTCAACAGACCTGTTCAGAATGCTGTTCACAGCCGCGCTCAGACTTCGGTCAGCAGCCGAGCTTCGAATTCCGTCAGTACCCGTGCTCCAAATTCTGTCAATAGCCGGGTTCAGAACTCTGTCAATAGCCGTGCTCACCATTCTGTCAACAGCCGTGAGTCCTTTAAGCCATCCAGAGCGGTTACTAGTACTCCTGAAGGCAAATTCAAAGTTTCGAGGTCCTTGTTTCGATCCCCGCCCGTGCCGAAGAAGATCTTGGGATCTAAAGTCTCTGATAATAATAAAGATAGCATGAAATGGCAGTCCCCTGTAGCTCGATCTTTGCTGGCGGCTTTTGAAAGTCCGAGCGGTGATCTGCTTCTGAGCCAGGCATTTGAGGAGTACAATTGCCACATACTGGACGACCAGGCGGAGGAAGAATTTTTCCGGCAATATTATTCTCCCACCGAGCCGGAAAATGCAGCACATTGTGTGGTAAACAACAGAGTACATTCTAGCGGAGGGAGTGAAATTTCGTTTGAAGCATTTTCCGGCGATCCGTTTAGCGAGATCAGTAGTCCGGGAAGCCTGGACGCATACGCAGATGACATGTACAGAGTGAATAACAGTAATAATAGTGCAGCAAATATGAAAATGAGATTCCGAAGAGAAAGCGGAGGAATCCGTGACTCCGAGTATCCAACCCCTGAAACTCAAAATGTTGTTCTGAGGCGTCAAAACACCCAAGGTAGGAAAGCGTCGGAGGATTATTTGATCGATCATGTCATTGAAGAGGCCGTGAATAAGCTAAGTCATCGGGAGGAGAGCAAGGTTAAAGTTCTGGTTGGCGCCTTCGAGACTGTTATTTCTCTCAGAGATTCTCATGATGCTGCTGCTGCTGATCATACCAGGCCTTTACAAACATGCAATTGA